The following proteins are encoded in a genomic region of Glycine max cultivar Williams 82 chromosome 18, Glycine_max_v4.0, whole genome shotgun sequence:
- the LOC100777404 gene encoding immediate early response 3-interacting protein 1, with protein sequence MGLWTLLEGFLLLANALAILNEDRFLAPRGWGFQDFSGGRTKSFKGQLIGLIYATQYLRVPLILLNSICIFLKLVSG encoded by the coding sequence ATGGGTCTTTGGACTTTACTTGAGGGGTTTCTTCTTCTTGCAAATGCGCTAGCAATATTAAATGAGGACCGCTTTCTTGCACCTAGAGGATGGGGCTTCCAAGATTTCTCAGGTGGAAGGACTAAGTCGTTCAAAGGCCAGCTTATAGGCCTCATTTATGCAACTCAGTACCTCAGAGTTCCTCTCATACTTCTCAATTCCATCTGCATTTTTCTGAAGTTGGTGTCTGGCTGA
- the LOC100778997 gene encoding proline transporter 1 isoform X2: protein MVPLGWIGGVIGLILATMVSLYANALIAYLHELGGQRHIRYRDLAGFIYGKKAYNLTWVLQYINLFMINTGYIILAGSALKATYVLFRDDGLLKLPYCIAIGGFVCAMFAICIPHLSALGIWLGFSTVFSLAYIVISFVLSLKDGLQSPPRDYEIPGDGVSKIFTIIGASANLVFAFNTGMLPEIQATIRQPVVKNMMKALYFQFTVGVLPLYLVAFTGYWAYGSSTEVYLLNSVNGPVWVKASANITAFLQSVIALHIFASPMYEFLDTKYGIKGSALNAKNLSFRVVVRGGYLAFNTFVAAFLPFLGDFMSLTGAISTFPLTFILANHMYLKAKKDKLNSSQKLWHRFNIGFFAIMSLAATISAIRLISVDSKTYHVFADL, encoded by the exons ATGGTTCCCCTGGGTTGGATCGGGGGTGTGATTGGTCTAATTCTTGCTACCATGGTGTCACTCTATGCAAATGCTCTAATTGCTTATCTCCATGAATTAGGAGGCCAAAGGCACATTAGGTATAGAGATCTTGCTGGATTTATATACG GTAAGAAAGCGTATAATCTCACATGGGTTCTGCAGTATATCAATCTTTTCATGATAAATACTGGCTACATCATTTTGGCCGGTTCAGCCTTGAAA GCTACTTATGTTCTATTCAGGGATGATGGGCTGCTGAAACTTCCATATTGTATTGCCATAGGTGGATTTGTGTGTGCAATGTTTGCCATCTGCATTCCTCATCTTTCAGCTCTGGGAATTTGGCTAGGATTTTCAACAGTCTTCAGCCTGGCATATATTGTTATATCATTTGTGTTGTCGCTTAAAGATG GATTACAATCACCGCCTCGAGATTACGAGATTCCAGGAGATGGTGTAAGCAAAATCTTTACAATAATTGGAGCATCTGCTAACCTTGTGTTTGCATTTAATACCGGCATGCTTCCTGAGATACAG GCAACAATTAGGCAACCAGTTGTTAAGAACATGATGAAAGCCTTGTACTTTCAGTTTACCGTTGGAGTTCTACCATTGTACCTGGTTGCCTTTACAGGATACTGGGCTTATGGATCTTCCACAGAAGTGTATTTGCTGAATAGTGTGAATGGTCCAGTTTGGGTGAAGGCTTCTGCCAACATCACAGCCTTTCTTCAATCAGTCATTGCATTGCAT ATTTTTGCAAGTCCAATGTACGAGTTTTTGGATACTAAATATGGGATCAAAGGAAGTGCACTGAATGCTAAAAACTTGTCATTCCGAGTCGTGGTAAGAGGTGGCTACCTAGCCTTTAACACATTTGTGGCGGCTTTCCTGCCATTCCTTGGAGATTTCATGAGCCTCACAGGGGCGATCAGCACATTTCCCCTTACGTTTATTCTTGCAAACCACATGTACCTTAAGGCAAAGAAGGACAAACTAAACAGCTCACAAAAGCTCTGGCACCGGTTCAATATTGGTTTCTTTGCCATTATGTCTCTGGCAGCAACAATTTCAGCCATACGGCTCATTTCTGTAGACTCCAAAACATACCATGTTTTTGctgatttgtga
- the LOC100778997 gene encoding proline transporter 2 isoform X1 has product MGKGNMELETNKVYDYEDARGDVEVPDTAHQISTDSWFQVAFILTTGINSAFVLGYPGTVMVPLGWIGGVIGLILATMVSLYANALIAYLHELGGQRHIRYRDLAGFIYGKKAYNLTWVLQYINLFMINTGYIILAGSALKATYVLFRDDGLLKLPYCIAIGGFVCAMFAICIPHLSALGIWLGFSTVFSLAYIVISFVLSLKDGLQSPPRDYEIPGDGVSKIFTIIGASANLVFAFNTGMLPEIQATIRQPVVKNMMKALYFQFTVGVLPLYLVAFTGYWAYGSSTEVYLLNSVNGPVWVKASANITAFLQSVIALHIFASPMYEFLDTKYGIKGSALNAKNLSFRVVVRGGYLAFNTFVAAFLPFLGDFMSLTGAISTFPLTFILANHMYLKAKKDKLNSSQKLWHRFNIGFFAIMSLAATISAIRLISVDSKTYHVFADL; this is encoded by the exons atgGGAAAAGGAAACATGGAACTCGAGACAAACAAGGTCTATGACTACGAGGATGCACGAGGGGACGTTGAAGTCCCAGATACCGCTCATCAGATAAGCACTG ATTCATGGTTTCAAGTGGCTTTTATCCTCACAACCGGAATCAACAGTGCCTTTGTTCTTGGATATCCAGGGACCGTCATGGTTCCCCTGGGTTGGATCGGGGGTGTGATTGGTCTAATTCTTGCTACCATGGTGTCACTCTATGCAAATGCTCTAATTGCTTATCTCCATGAATTAGGAGGCCAAAGGCACATTAGGTATAGAGATCTTGCTGGATTTATATACG GTAAGAAAGCGTATAATCTCACATGGGTTCTGCAGTATATCAATCTTTTCATGATAAATACTGGCTACATCATTTTGGCCGGTTCAGCCTTGAAA GCTACTTATGTTCTATTCAGGGATGATGGGCTGCTGAAACTTCCATATTGTATTGCCATAGGTGGATTTGTGTGTGCAATGTTTGCCATCTGCATTCCTCATCTTTCAGCTCTGGGAATTTGGCTAGGATTTTCAACAGTCTTCAGCCTGGCATATATTGTTATATCATTTGTGTTGTCGCTTAAAGATG GATTACAATCACCGCCTCGAGATTACGAGATTCCAGGAGATGGTGTAAGCAAAATCTTTACAATAATTGGAGCATCTGCTAACCTTGTGTTTGCATTTAATACCGGCATGCTTCCTGAGATACAG GCAACAATTAGGCAACCAGTTGTTAAGAACATGATGAAAGCCTTGTACTTTCAGTTTACCGTTGGAGTTCTACCATTGTACCTGGTTGCCTTTACAGGATACTGGGCTTATGGATCTTCCACAGAAGTGTATTTGCTGAATAGTGTGAATGGTCCAGTTTGGGTGAAGGCTTCTGCCAACATCACAGCCTTTCTTCAATCAGTCATTGCATTGCAT ATTTTTGCAAGTCCAATGTACGAGTTTTTGGATACTAAATATGGGATCAAAGGAAGTGCACTGAATGCTAAAAACTTGTCATTCCGAGTCGTGGTAAGAGGTGGCTACCTAGCCTTTAACACATTTGTGGCGGCTTTCCTGCCATTCCTTGGAGATTTCATGAGCCTCACAGGGGCGATCAGCACATTTCCCCTTACGTTTATTCTTGCAAACCACATGTACCTTAAGGCAAAGAAGGACAAACTAAACAGCTCACAAAAGCTCTGGCACCGGTTCAATATTGGTTTCTTTGCCATTATGTCTCTGGCAGCAACAATTTCAGCCATACGGCTCATTTCTGTAGACTCCAAAACATACCATGTTTTTGctgatttgtga
- the LOC102669260 gene encoding lectin-like protein produces MLGRMRVEEQRDKERGIVLLPSKKHSGMVAFSLFILCSLILLVQPSSSSTQQPPNLDPDSIYLLGDAHVVTAADADSHVRLTRPAPSSSGILRRREPLAFADPTSLSTEFSFSVTGHGHGLLLVLAAGGNLSNYVGVEFDTSKDDNVGDPNANHVGIDVGSHVSVAVANVSDVHLVLNNGEKLNAWVDYEASSKVLEVRLSKWGAQKPSDPIVSHDIDFSKIWGANPVIAGISSSNGAHSVQVVSVYSWKLSLKKVSVSNGLHSLPADPHGNNNNKFEDEHKKLCPLTVLAGVIFGTGCVAMVTFVVLFMWVIFFQKGEEESLVKIPNHPSSDVRYERIDVAVDKNAHGDES; encoded by the coding sequence aTGCTTGGAAGAATGAGGGTTGAAGAACAAAGAGACAAAGAAAGAGGCATTGTTCTTCTTCCATCGAAAAAACATAGCGGCATGGTTGCATTCTCCCTCTTCATCCTCTGTTCCTTAATCCTCCTCGTtcagccttcttcttcttcgaccCAACAACCCCCCAATTTAGACCCCGACAGCATCTACCTCCTCGGCGACGCCCACGTTGTCACCGCCGCCGACGCCGACTCCCACGTGCGGCTCACGCGCCCCGCGCCTTCCTCCTCCGGCATCCTCCGCCGCCGGGAGCCACTCGCCTTCGCGGACCCCACGTCGCTCTCCACGGAGTTCTCCTTCTCCGTCACCGGCCACGGCCACGGCCTCCTCCTCGTCCTCGCCGCCGGCGGCAACCTCTCGAATTACGTCGGCGTGGAGTTCGACACGTCCAAGGACGACAACGTCGGAGACCCGAACGCGAACCACGTCGGCATCGACGTCGGAAGCCACGTGTCGGTCGCCGTCGCGAATGTTTCCGACGTGCATTTGGTTCTCAACAACGGGGAAAAGTTGAACGCTTGGGTTGATTACGAAGCCAGTTCTAAGGTTTTGGAAGTTAGGTTAAGCAAATGGGGTGCACAAAAGCCTTCTGATCCCATTGTTTCTCATGACATTGATTTTTCCAAGATTTGGGGTGCGAATCCTGTGATTGCGGGCATAAGCTCTTCCAATGGGGCCCACTCGGTTCAGGTTGTTAGTGTCTATTCATGGAAGCTTAGTTTGAAGAAGGTTTCAGTTTCAAATGGGTTGCATTCTCTACCTGCGGATCCTCatggtaataataataataagtttgaGGATGAGCATAAGAAGCTGTGTCCCTTGACGGTTCTCGCTGGGGTTATTTTTGGAACTGGGTGTGTTGCGATGGTGACGTTCGTGGTGCTTTTTATGTGGGTGATTTTCTTCCAAAAGGGTGAAGAGGAGTCTCTTGTGAAAATCCCTAATCACCCTTCTTCGGATGTCAGGTATGAGAGAATTGATGTGGCTGTTGACAAGAATGCGCATGGTGATGAGAGTTAG